CCTTGTTCGAAACTTGTGGATTATCTCAAAGGGTGTCGCAATAGTCAGAACCGGCTTTAACCTAAAGCTTGTGCTGCGGTCGTTTTGGTctctaataaattttaaattttaagtgCCCTTgaaaaagtcttaatttttactTTCGCTTTAAGCTCCTAAAAAGTTAAGACCGGCTCTGGTAATAGCTTGATATGAAATCTCGTTCGGTTTGTTTTTTCGGTTTATGTTGAAATATATACGTCGTCactaattttattttcctattatgGACGAATAAATATCAGGAAACCCGAGCTGCCTCCGGTGGACATGTTTGTGACGACAGCAGACCCTGTCCTGGAACCACCTATCCTCACTGTGAACACCGTGCTATCCTTGTTAGCGTTGGATTACCCGGCTGATAAGCTGGCATGTTATGTTTCCGACGACGGCAGCTCCCCTCTCACCTTCTACTCTCTTGTTGAGGCCTCCAAGTTTGCAAAGCTCTGGGTGCCTTTCTGTAAGAAATATAGCATTCAAGTCCGAGCTCCTTTCCGGTACTTCTCCGGCGAGTCCATGTCCTCTCAGGATACCTCACCCCAGTTCCAACAAGACTGGAAGAAGATGAAGGTGGAAAGAAAATTTTAACAATTTAGGCCCTGTTCCGCTAAGATAAATAATGcttattttttgagttaaagGAAGAAATAATTACTTACTgtagtaaaaaataagaaccatagCGAAACGGGGTCTTAGTTAAACTTagtactctctctgtctcaatttaattgttatttttgggagttcgtgtcatttttcaattaattatatcttataatttataatgttttaggtgatttcgaaaagattgaattataaaataaatcaagatctatcaaacaaaattcatattaaatataaaattcattaccactttaaagatataactagtctttttaatccagttagaatagaactggatAAGTAAAATTGGGAGGAGTACTAAAATTTTGACATAAGCACTTCCAGTAATGTTTTTAAAGTAGAAGAGGACGAGAGGtattaaaaatttccaattttgAGTAGCATTTGTATCGTTAAGCACACAATTGGCAAAGTTCCTACTTGGGGATGAAAAAATGTTATCACTTTATATTTATCAAATTCTATGacttttttttctccaataGATTGTTATTACTGTTCAATCAAAATTCTTGTGTTGGATGAAGTCCATATCGTTGCCTATAAAATGAACAATCATGTGAGAGATTGGCACACGAGAAGATCTAGATGGTGTTTCGTAACATGCAACTAAACGATTGGGCCCATGAATTTTAGTGGGTAGCGACTTAATTATCTTTCATGTTGAACTGCAGGATGAATACGAACAACTTAGCCAGAAAATTGAAGATGCAGCCAGAGGGTCCATACCATGTGAACTTGCTGGCGAGTTTGCAGATTTTATGAACATGCAACGCGGAAACCATGCATCTATAGTCAAGGTAAAATTCCCAAAGGCATAAGCTGCTGAAATACAATATGAGTGTTTTAgcggattgaaaaaaaaaaaacgaattttTAGATTCTAAGTGTTTCTACTAAACTAAATGAATTACAGGAGGCTAATGACAAtaatagtcaagttgttttcgCTATAGAGTAATATTTTAATTGATATATGTTAGATGAATGACCTACCTAGAAATCTGTAAAAATAAAGGTTTTTTTGCCCatttagtttatttagtttagCGAATTAAAACGCACCCTAAATTGTGGATTAtaaatcataaaattttgaattctaatgaGAATCAATAAGAGTGTTTAAATGATATGTGTGTGAGAGCTTTTGGAGGAAACCTTGGTGAGTCAAATTATAATCAGAATTAAAAAAGCTTATCcacatatgatttttgaactttactttctctaatttatttttgaaaatgtagTTTAACAACCCAAAATCAACTTTTTCACAAACATGCAAATTCGAAAATACTCTTGTCGCCCGAACTGCGTCATAGAACCAATTTGGGCTAGTTTAATCAATCAGGGACTCTTGCATTTCAGTAATAGATCCTAgagttcaaattttttcacCTGCGTGTGAATGTTCTTCCCTTAGATAAgtttttcttctatttctttgtttctactcTATAATGAGTTTATTTCTTATTGATGTAGTGTCTAGAATTTATAATTTGCACTtcatttatataaataaaaaaaaccgtCGTAGTACTATGGGTGTTTTAGCCATTTTCATCTATACATTCTTTCGGTCTAAATCAAAAGGAAAGAGTTCGACAAACATGCTTAATTTCAAGAGTCagcatcttttctttttttttcttgaaaagctATGGAATTTAGACATGATTAATTAGTTAAATTAACTTGCTtaaattttttcccccttttaatTAAGGTGATATGGGAGAACAAGGAAGCTGgtaagtattaattatcaaaacacgtcataggCCATTATTTTCCCTAGTTAAATTAacttacttatttttttcccttttaatcAAGGTCATATGGGAGAACAAGGAAGCTGGTAATGCAAATGGAGCAGTGCCGCATCTTGTTTACATATCCAGAGAGAAGCGTCCAAAGCATCCCCATCATTTCAAGGCTGGCGCCATGAATGTTCTGGTAACATTAATTATTGTACCATTGTTAATGTTTCTTTTAAGGCCGTTGATTTGgctaaatctttttttttttttttaacgccacttccctgcaagtgtatttttggtgtaaaaatacacttgtaagggagtggcgttaacaaaaaaaaagagtggcaaaattatTTCTCTTCTTTAATTATCTTTATTAGTAGTATATATAGAAAGGTTGGAGAAATTAATACTCCCTAcatcccttatttagagtccagtattctattttgggttatcccttaataaatgttcattttggaaagttagtggataaaagttgatgcattgtctattttgtccctaaaagtaaatttcattttaaaaagttagtgaataaaagtgtaatgatgatggataagtagggaaagcggagaaaaaagttgatgtgaaagatataatgataatatatttttaataagttggagttgcAAAGCaagacatttaaaaagaaacGGAAAGAGTAATACAGTACTGCCAACCCCACCTCAATAGATATAATTGTCCTTTCACTTTTTTAATTGCTGAAATttaaatccaaataaaaaatctaaactAGTAGGTGAATAGGTCTCAAGTGACCACTTATTTCATATCTTAATGTGAGAGAGAATTTGTTCGTATTCATGTAAGGTGCAGTTATGTTTGAGGTCGATCACgtgcatgtaaaaaaaaattttgggtttatATCATTGTACGAACTTTTATTTGTGTGTCTTATGCATCGTGGAATGCagattctttttatttataaatatatagTTGGCCTCCAAATTTTGGAACAAATTTAGGGCACCACTTCGATATAAGTTATCTATAAGTATTTGAAAGGTTTCATATGTAACGTTTCTCTTTTACAATTGTATACTTTTAGGTTAAATTTTTGTACAACTTTTAGTAGTTTTATCGtgcttttaaaataaaattttgaagatgTAAGGGGGCCTTATATTGGGAGTTCGCTTTCGGACCCCAATAAGTTTGAGCCGGCTCCGTATAAAATATGTTATGGAATGGTTGTTGGGTTAGATATAAAGTTTCTCTCTGGTACCAAAGCAGGACTCATATCATTCCGTCTTTTTTAATAGACAAGAGTATCAGGAGTGATGACAAATGCCCCGTTCGTGCTAAACGTAGACTGCGACATGTACGTTAACAACCCCCAGATTGTTCTTCACGCATTGTGTTTGCTGTTGGGCGTGAAGAGCGACAAGGATTGCGCATTTGTTCAATTTCCCCAACAATTCTATGATGGATTAAAAGACGACCCTTATGGAAACCAGTACGTGGTTTTGTATGAAGTACGTATGGATCTCTTATAACACAAACACCGTTTTTCTATAGCCGGATGTCTCAGCTAGTAtgcgtgcacctcaactaaatCCGAAGATCACACAACACTATTTCGATTACCGATTAAAATTTTACGATGCGCAActgtttttcaatttcttttccaaTCCGATAAAGAAATTCAAATGCTAATGAGAAGGTAAACCAAGAATTGCTGCAACTCAACCCTAAGGGGTTGTTGAAGTGGTTTTGGCGAAGACTTATTAGGAATTTGTTCCTTCCTAAAGTTTTAAATTCGATTCTTTTTACTAACAATTTTTGGGGCCACGTGTAAGCGTGTGGAACGCCAACTGTGGAAGGATTTGTAGAGATTAGTCTGAACTGCATGCAAACTGGTCTTGGACACCCTATATTACcggaaaaagagagagtaagaaTTGCTACAACTCACACCAAAGTGATTAGTAAAATGTCTACCCCTCTTTGGTTTGTGTGTGAATGGCAGTATCTAGTTCGTGGTTTGGCAGGGATTCAAGGACCCTTCTACGGAGGAACCGGATGTTTCCACAGGCGAAAAGTTATCTATGGTTTATCACCATATGAATATGATGAAGAAATAAGCGGTaagtaaattaattaaataGCCAACCTgataaaactaaacaaattTTATACAACCATACTGACTGATATTATGTTTGGGTGTTATTAATTGCCAGGAAAATTAAGCGATGAGAATTTACACAAGACTTTCGGAAGTTCGATGGAATTCACAAAATCAGCAGCTCAGATCCTATCAGGATCGAAGAGTATAAGTTGTGGTCCACACGATTTGTTAAGCTCCGTTGAGGCAGCCAATCAAGTCGCTGCTTGCGTCTATGAGTACAGTACCGCATGGGGTAGGGAGGTGAGAGCCACATTTTTAGCCTCTATTTTCATACACAAATTTAAAAGGAGCATAAAAAGATTCGAAAACAATAGATGAAGTTGATGCTTTGGACGTTGGAGCAAAATTACGAACAGATGTAGCAGAAGTCGAAATGCTTCGGCACTAATTGCAAGTTAAGCGACAAAATAGCTGGCAATTCAGAAGGGTCCGGCTAAATACAATTGCAAATTTGCTACATGTAACCAATTCATAAGgaggaatccaaaaatttcctcTTATGAATTGACTACATGTaacaaattcgcagttgtatttagcagcACCCGAATAATCATTTTTGAGACTAGCTTATCATCTCACATTCCCTCGAAAGGATGGGGATCTCCTTTCCTTGAGTTGGTCACATCGCTGCCGGGACCCGGGACCCGTAGATGTGCACCACGGAATAGTCATTTTCAAGTAGTACGCTGTTCAAGTCGTCCATTTCGCCAATCAATGGACATCGATCTCATCTCGGTTTCTGCAAATATAAGTCATTCATTACCGAGATAAAATCTAAACTATTGATTTTCGAGATGGACGACATTTGAGATTGTGCACTGCACCGATCGCCTTCGTCACGGCAGTGCCCAAGGTGGACCACTGGTTCTTGTGAGCTTGGAGCTTCAATATCTACTTCTGAGTGGGAATAATACTTAAAACTTTTTAAATTACAGATGGGTTGGATTTATGGATCGACGACAGAGGACGTCCTCACCGGACTCATAATCCAGGGGAGAGGTTGGAAATCAACCACCTGCATGCCGACCCCACCCGGGTTTCTGGGCTGCGCGCCCTCCGGCGGGCCTGCAACGATGACCCAGCAGAAAAGGTGGGCCACCGGGCTTGTCGAAATCCTGGTCACCCGGAGAAGCCCACTCATCTTGACACTGGTAGGGGAGCTCCAGTTCAGGCAATGCCTGGCCTACCTGTGGATCCTGCTGTGGGGCCTACGGTCCGTTCCCGAGCTCTGTTACGCTACTCTGCCGGCCTACTGTATCATCTCTGGCTCACGCTTCTTGCCCAAGGTGAGTGAGGactcaaaaattatttaatactcCCGAAATTTATGAATAGTATACTTCCTCCTCTTACTTAACATGTTAAGCTCATATGGGAGACACATGTGGAACCTATCAACCTACATATTATGTGAGAGAAGAGAGTATACTATTCATATACTccgggagtattgaataattactcgtgaGGACTTACATAATCAAGCACcatctaggttttttttttagacttatTCACGGTTCTGCGCAATCTCAGCCGTTCATTTCAGCAATTAATagtcttaatttaaaaaaaaaaaaactattctcgCGAATAGCTTAATCaaaattcagaccgtccaaaacacatttggacgaGCGCGATTGAGCGCCGTAAATTATTTTCACGGCTCCGCCGTAaaaaagtttctctctttttttgttacctaaacaaaaaaaaaatgttcttttcTTACTCCTTTTTCAATATGTGGGCCCGTAAGTGTTGCTAACTTGCTGTTTGTGGTGAAAGTCTTTACACATGGTTTTTAATCTCAAAACTGACAACTAaacaatttattatttttgaataaagagagtttttgaaataattattataaataataaaaaaagaagatagtttctgaataaatattttcttaaacaaGTACTAATTTCGATGGTGCACCTTTAGATCACTTGTCATCACTGAGTGTTTCTATTGCAGGTTGAAGAACCAGCCCTATTGATACCAGTTGTCATTTTCATCACATACAACCTATACACCCTTTCGGAGTACTTCCGAGCCGGACTCTCAGCCCGGGCATGGTGGAACAACCAGAGAATGTTGAGAATTACCGCAATGACAGCATGGTTGTTCGGAGTTTTCAGCGTCATACTAAAGCTCTTGGGGCTATCAGAGATGGTCTTCGAAGTAACCCAAAAGGAACAGTCCTCGACAAACGGCAGCGATGACGATAACGCTGATGTCGGCAGGTTCACGTTCGATGAGTCGCCGATTTTCATCCCCGCCACCACGGTTCTGCTGGTAAACCTGACCGCGTTGGTCATCACGATTCTCGGGTTCCGACCAGTGGCTCGCGGTGGAAATGGATCGGGGATCGGGGAGGTGATATTCAGTTCGTGCGTTGTGCTGTGCTTGTGGGCATTTTTAAAGGGGCTGTTTGGTAAAGGGAAGTATGGGATCCCTTCGGCCACAGTATACAAGTCAGGGGCTTTGGCATTGTTGTTTGTGAACTCGAGCAGATGGACATCGATGGGTTAGAATTTTGGTGGTGAAATTAGAAAAACAGGGTGacattttttgttggaaatcATTGTTGTATTGTTTGGGGATGAGATTGGTGGAGAATCCAGAGGAATGTGATTTgtaaaatactactccctccgtcccactttgtttcgcctgtttccttttttagacgtcccaaaaaattgtttatatctcacaatctataatattttatatatttaatatagattttgtttgatagatctcaatttattttactaaacaaagttttcaaaatcataaaaaacattatagattgtgagatatagacaattttttgggatgttccaaaaaggaaacaagcGAAATAaagtgggatggagggagtactttaaAGCTTACATTCTTGATCAACATCTTGCATGAAGtgggcctctctctctctcccctaacCCTAAATGGAACCAAGTGGACTACAAAACCCACCCACATCTCTTGCAATGGTACTAGATAGATAGACAGACAGATAGATAAAGATCTACATGCTTTTTTCCTGTTTATTTGGACGAGGCTTAATTTCCTTCAATTCGAGCAGCTGAAACctgagaaattattcaatgtcttTGGGGCATCATCGTGTGGTGCCCCATGCCTTTTTCCATTGCACATGGTGTGGCCTCTCGATCTGGACATGGTGGAACCAGAGAGTATGGAGAGTAAACGCAATGATAGCGTGGTTGTTCGGAGCTTTCAGTGTTATCCTGAAGCTCCTAGGAATATAGAGACTATGTTTGGGGTAacacaagaagaaaaatcaCTGACGATAATGCCAATGTTGGAATGGTTGGAAGGATCACATTCAACGAGTCACCAATTTTCATCCCCGCCACGGTGCCACCATGGTATTGTTGGTACACCAAACCGGATTGGTTATTGGAATTTTCGGGTTCAGACCGGTTGCTCGCAGTGGGAATGGATTTGGGATAGGGGAGGTCATATGTAGTGTGTGGGGTTTTGTGCTTGTGGACATTCTTGAAGGGCCTGTTTGGTAGAGGGAAATATGGGATTCTCTAATCCACCATATGGAGTATGAGTCGGGCATTGGCATTGCTGTTTGTGCACTTGAGCAGATGGAAGCTCAATGGTTTAAGGCTTTGGTGATGAAACTAGAACTCATGATATCAATGTACTGCTCAGAGAAGGGGTCGGCGGCAGGGATTCAAACCCCACAGGGTATGCTGGCCCGGCCACTGAGCTAGTTCTTAACATGGGAGTCACAATTAAAGTACGATTCCATTCTCTGTATGAAAATTTGCATTATCAACCAAGATCTAAGCTATCACTGGCCAGTGGGTGTAAAATTTCATATGCAAAACTTTAGAATGCAATGTACAAGATGCACAAGATGCGGTGGACCATTACCTTACATATGCAAAGCTCGGTCCAATATTACTAATATTCGATAAAAGATGTTGAAGAAAGACAAATAAAGTCAAAAGCCATTTCATGAAAACATAAGTTCAGATTCAGAAACCACCATTCCGCTACCAATTTCACAACATTTTCCCTTTGCAATACTGTCAATAGATACTTGTACAAGTGGATACAAGACCATTTGGATgcttttttcataaatcaaaGCCCAATGACCATTTTGATTCTTATAGAAAACAGATTTTTGGAAATACTGGAACTAAAACAAGTGGACATTGATAATACAAGCTCAAATAACTTCGAATTGAGTCTTAATCTTGTGGAAAGGAACTCTGATCATCTTACTTGGAGGGAACTGAAAGATCGCTCTTTAGCATGAAAGAAAGATCGTGCATCTGTGACAATAAACTCTCCACGTCGAGCTCGGACTGTGTGGCTGAATTGAAAATATCTTCATTGTTAGCAGCTTGGACAACATTCTCTCCCACTTCGACTTTAACATTGGCCAACCTAAACATGCATGAGTAACATATTAAGGACAACAGGATGGACTTACACGAACAGAAAACAAAGGATAAGCAATccaagaaaagagagaagaagaaaaacttggCTGCGAAAAACACTGCTAAGAACTAGATTGGAACTTCAACACAAGTTCGTTGATGCACATAGATTAGATTAAGGAATTCCAGGAATTGCCAGAGAAATAAGGAGTGAAGGATGGCAGAACAGAGCAGTTGAATTGCCTAAAAGGCATGCAAAATGTCTTGGAAAACAGATTGAGcttcaacataataataataataataatatgtaCCTCAGAATACCATCATTTATACTAACTTAAACTTCCACCACATTTCCAAGATTTCCTATTTATCACATAATATAAGATGACAGAGAGAATTATTTCCTTCTAGTCAAGATCTTTCTCATTAACCCATGAGGAAGCCTCAAAAAGTAAAGTCCAAAGAAGCACCAGTTGACCTTGAAAAACCAACATTAGACTACTCCCACGTCCATACCACAAAGCTGTGAAGAACGAAGTGAAATCGAACAATTTGACATTAGCCGAAACAAATTCATGAGACTGCTAAGCGAGAAGTCCAAGTTGCTACCTAACGTATCAACAGTATCATGGTAGTTATCAAGAACAGAACCACAGCATCATAAGGATGGTGTAAGAACATTCCCATGAATTGTGTGGcaatttcatttaattttttgttcaattataAGAATTATGAAATGACATCTATGAAAATATATTGAGTAGTTTGACATAGTAATATTAAAGAAAATCCAGACCAATGCAACAGCATAAAACATTAGCTGAGAAAATAAGTATCATGGACAAGCCCTTGTAtagatttcttaaaaaattggtCGACAGATATAACTTTTAGAAGGAAACAGAAATTCTGAGAACAAACCTTTCCGAGGCATGGACCTCTGACTGCATAATGTTTGTTTCAACAGAACCTGTTTCATTGCTAAAAGGTCCAGAAAAGATATCTGGTTGAGATAAAGAACTAAAATCCATTTCCTGAGATTTGTTGGTTGAGCTAGAAAAAGTTACATCGGATATTTGTTCACCAGAAGCAATCTGATCTCTGCTTTGTATCAAAGAATCCTTAGAAGAATCTTGTGCATTCTTAGAGCTAGTAAAATCATTCCAAATCTCAAACGAATCATCTGCTCTTTTTGTCTTATTCTCAGGTGCAGTTGTGCCACTGGTTTGCCACATATCATCTGGCAACCAATCAGTACCCGTAGAAGGATGACTGTACAAATTATCAGCTGCTACGAGACCTTTACTCTTGATTGTTACATCAACTTGTTCAGCCTGGTGCGGCGCCAAAACGTTTACATTATTCCACAGGTCATCTTGAATCTGGTCATCACTTGTCGACTCCAAAAGAGCTGAAGCATGCTTTGCGTTCTCATCTTCCAAGTCTTTTCCAGACCCAAAGACTAAATCCATGTGGGCAGAAAGATCGACTGCAGAACCTGCAAATGCATCAAATGGTCTTGAAACCTCAGGCTGATTTCCAGAATCGGCTGACTGAAAATCCGCTTCCCAACCAGAGAAACCATCGTTATCCTTTGTTTCAGAAGAGCTGAATGCTGTCAAAGAATTATGAACATTCTGAAATAAACTAACATTTTCTTGGCTGGAAAATGCATTCATCTCAGCATTCTCACTCTGACTGTTAGTTGCTCTGGGGTCTTCCATCGAATGAGAAACAAGGTCCCTCTTCGATTCAGTGAAAAAGTTGTCCAGGTCAACACCAGCCAAGTTCAAAGAACTTTTTGTTTGCAACAGCTCATTGTCTGGAAGACTATGCTCAGTTAGCTCTGATTCAGCTGGCCATGGTATTTCTATGTTCAAGAGATCAGACAAAGAAATTTCATCTTTTGGTGTACTACGTCCTCTGTTTAGTCCAGTTTCTTCAATGGATGGTCCAACAGTCTCCTGTTTCAGAAAACAAAGATGTccaataattaaacaattttgAATTCCAGCACTTTAGGGGGggaaattaaaggaaaaaagtTTGACGTAACTGAAGGAGGTAGGCAAAGAAGGGTTAGCACATGACACACAGGACAAGTTGCATGATTAGCTGAAGGTGGAACGCATTGTATAAGAACATGTGTGGGTGTTAAGCTGTAAGCCTGGGAAAGGCGAAGAAGATTCTCCAGATGAACAAAGGACTCATGGTGCGTACCTTGAAACTGAATGGGGATTCTAGATAGAGGGAAATAgattattaatgaaattttgatgCCTTCATCATTACGGTAACCACTCCTACAAATAGACCCACATCTCCATGTGTGAAGGTTGGCAACAAATTGCACtcatactttctctctctagcatTCCCCAAGTTACGTACTGACTTAAGCATCACAGGGTTGTGCAGCTGGGCAGCACTTACACTTCTTAACTTGCAGTTGCTCATCCTAGTAGTGAAGAAGACTCCCTCTATTGCGTGGGATCCACTCCCGTAAACTAACTTATCACAggagaaggaaagaaaggaaaataaacaatCTTTAGTCATAAGTTCCCATTCAACCTATAATGGAATGGCAGGAAGCTACATCAAGTGAAAAGTGCCACTCTTGTATTGCATCTCCTCGTATACAGAAAAAATTGTAGTGTATAACGATCACGCAGACAACTAAATCCACGTTCAGCACTGTTAGCCTACATGAAATTAAATTGTGGAAAACTCAACTTCAATGCCATGTTCCTAGAACTTCAGACCAACACTCAACCAATCTTAAACTTCCAAATTGAATTCATTCCAAGCAGTAAATATCACATGAGACGGTGCAGTATTTCTTCCATTCTACAGTGgtcaattttcaaatccttagttttcttttcttggttagTAATCAAAAAGAACCCCTAACTGCGAATCTTCTCATAAACCGAAGTAGGACACTAGAGCTTGTCCCTTAGTATGCACTATGGATTGCCATAGCTTTATCTTAGCATGAAgctccattttccttcttcgaCAGTGATTCAAAACAGCTGCTGTATTTACCTATAGCTAAAAGTTAGTGATGGACCAAGAATGGGCGAGGTCTTGCCTGACCTCACTAAGGAAGACGAAAGGTAACGTTGGGTCTTTCTCTCTTAAAAAGAGGCAACACCAGCCCTGGGAAGACCCAACCTCCCCACTTTGACACGGGGACCACACCCCATAGCCTTATCCTGTAAATCAAGGACCCGACCCTATATCAAATACCCGTGACCCAGAGAGAATCTCTGAACATGTTGACACCCATGAATAACCGTGACAATGATTTCCGTGCGGGAAGGTGGACGCGTGGTAATTGAGGACCATGGGTGACGTTGAGTAACCTAAGCTCAGGTATTTTAGGCTAACGAGGTGCGCGGCCCAGgtaacttcatcttcttccttcctAGTTCCTTCTACTTTCTGAAAACCCTAATTCATCTACCGTATTTTAACTAGATTGTCGGAGGGTCCATGAAGACACCAACCCAGGTGTTTTTTGAGGCCTTCTAACCCTCCCTTTCTCAGGAACCCAAGGACAGAGCAGCTGAACCGGATTCAAACATCATCAGTAAGCAATCCCCTTTGTTTCTACCTCTCCCATGATGGATCTCACATGGGGAATTCCAGATATTATTTtgtaacaaaaaatataaacctAGCATTTTGACACTCTTTTCAATACTAAAATAATGCAATTTCTAGCAATTTATCTTACAGCCCAGAACCCTAATCATACTCAGCTAAATTCCAATCAAACCGGCCAACCTCTCTCAGCTAAATTCCGCAATCATACTCATTGAACCAGATAAAATAATGTCCGAAGCGTGATTCTATCTAAGTATGACAGATAGGTGCGAAAATGagtacatttttttcttttttgataactgaGGTGTCTGGGGagcttatgcgcacctcgactaatccggGGCCATCACACCGCCCGGGAGCTCAATTAAATCCGGAACAATTGCTCATTTGGGGCCATGGACTCCCCACCTGACAGGTTTCGGACCTTAGAAAGGAGGAAAATGCATACATTTATCTAGATATTTTGTGTGTGCATAATTTAGCATGACACATTGCATAGAGAAGAGACTAACCGATCCATCCAAGTCCAAGGACTGAAGTAACCATTGAGACCCGAATGTCGATTTGAATTTGATGGGGTCCGGAGCAACGTCCTTGGGCTGCCGTTTACCGCAGTAGACGCAAATGACCGATTGGAGCCCTCTGAGGAGCCTGCCCTGGCAATGCTTGCACCGGAGGTACGGCGGCGACGGGTCGAACCCGGACACGGATCCGCGGAGCGACGGGAGGGCCGGGAGGGTCGGGTCGGCCGGGTCGTATGAGGAGAGCCCAGCTTGCTTCCGGAGCGAGTGCTGGAGTTGACGGATCAGATCCGTTGGGACTTGGAAATCCATCGGCGGCGTAGTTACGTCTGCTGTTGTATGT
The sequence above is drawn from the Rhododendron vialii isolate Sample 1 chromosome 6a, ASM3025357v1 genome and encodes:
- the LOC131330668 gene encoding uncharacterized protein LOC131330668, giving the protein MDFQVPTDLIRQLQHSLRKQAGLSSYDPADPTLPALPSLRGSVSGFDPSPPYLRCKHCQGRLLRGLQSVICVYCGKRQPKDVAPDPIKFKSTFGSQWLLQSLDLDGSETVGPSIEETGLNRGRSTPKDEISLSDLLNIEIPWPAESELTEHSLPDNELLQTKSSLNLAGVDLDNFFTESKRDLVSHSMEDPRATNSQSENAEMNAFSSQENVSLFQNVHNSLTAFSSSETKDNDGFSGWEADFQSADSGNQPEVSRPFDAFAGSAVDLSAHMDLVFGSGKDLEDENAKHASALLESTSDDQIQDDLWNNVNVLAPHQAEQVDVTIKSKGLVAADNLYSHPSTGTDWLPDDMWQTSGTTAPENKTKRADDSFEIWNDFTSSKNAQDSSKDSLIQSRDQIASGEQISDVTFSSSTNKSQEMDFSSLSQPDIFSGPFSNETGSVETNIMQSEVHASERLANVKVEVGENVVQAANNEDIFNSATQSELDVESLLSQMHDLSFMLKSDLSVPSK